The Plasmodium vivax chromosome 12, whole genome shotgun sequence genomic interval aaagctgtaGGTGATAGCACCCcgcggaggaaaaaaacgcacggTAAGCACAGCACTTGGACTACAAAAAGTgaagaacaacaaaaagCACGTTCTGTTCGAAGTAAAAATGATGTTAAAAGGAACGGCACTGGGAGGGCATTATCTAGGAAAGGTGCCCCACTCAGCAAGCTTCAACTAACCAATGTTGAAGACGACGTGGTTGAAAGCGGGGATGAAGGCGATGATTTCCCAAACGTGGATGGCGACTTAGGTGATGACTCCTTCGACAATTTGTTTGGCGGTGACGATGCGTTTGATAATTTGTTTGGCGATGATGATACGTCAGACAATTTGTTTGGCGGTGATGATGCGTCAGACAATTTGTTTGCCGATGACGATCCGTCCGACAATTTGTTTAGCGGCGATGATGGAGATAGTTTGATGGACACCACCGGTGACTTAGGTGATGACTCTGCGGAGAGTCTGCTTAACGGTGAAGAGTATAACTCGATGGACGATTTGGGCGACAATTTTCTAAGCGAGGACGGTAGCGACCGCTTGGTGGATGCCGTCGAAGGGGACCTCGGCGAAGGTTCAGTCGATAATTTGTTcagcgaagaggaggacaGTTTGGCGGATACCGATAACGACTTAGGTGGCAATTCGGCAGATAATTTGTTcagcgaagaggaggataGTTTGGTGCATACCGATAACGACTTAGGTGACAACGATTTTGCGGATAATTTGTTCAGCGACGAGGGAGACAGTTTGATGGATCCCACCCAAGGCGGTCTTGGTGGTGACTCCATCGACAATTTGTTTACCGATGATATTGATGTTGATGGCGATAGCGATGATAGCGGCGGTGGCTTATTTAGCAGCCTGGGGGGTGATATACAAGACGAGAATTTATTTTACCAGGATCACTACCAGTCAGATAATAGCGGAGATGCCTCACTTGGCGACGCTGCGGTAGACTCTTTAACTGATGAGGAGAGCGTGTTAGGCAGCATCCGGGATGACCTACCCGGTGATAACCCATTGGACAATGTGCGTTCTGAATACAGTAGCCGTGGCGGTAGtggcagcggcagcggcagcTTGCGTACATATGGCAAAATGAATTCCCTAAGGAACGACTTACTGAATGGAGCGGCGGATGCCAGTGCCTACGACGAGTTAGACGGAAGAAGCCATGTTGATGCAAGTGAAGCGACTAATTATGGCAACGAGAAAGGAGACAGTTCTGCGAACAACAAAAGGGACGTCTTCATTGATAATCCGGGTTTAtccaacaaaatggggaaaagtACCAAATCTGATGATAGGGGGGATGTCCTACCTAGTAGCAAAAGAGAAGTAGTCATGGTAGAGCCACTAATTTCTAGTAGCAAGAAGGGAAACCAAGAGAAAACTAACAAGGGTAATATGATGAACTCCAACCAGAGAAGCGGTTCTGCCCCCACAGTGGattcaaaggggggggacaaCTTCTCAGGCGCTTCAAGCGGTAGCAATGAAGGGAATGCCCTGGGAAAAACCGCTACTAAGAAATCGGCAAGTAGTGGCCAAGCCGACCCTAATGGTGCGTTGAGCCCGAAGGGTAGGGCGAGTCCCGCGGAGAGGGGCGGCCAGGAATCGCCAaagagcagcaaaaaggacAGCAATAAAGACAGCAAAACGGATAGCCAAAAGGACAGCAAAAAGGACAGCAAACCggaaagcaaaaaggatATCCAAAAGGATAGCAAACAGGATATCCAAAAGGATAGCAAACAGGATATCCAAAAGGATAGCAAACAGGAAATCAAAAAGGATAGCAAAcaggaaagcaaaaaagacaGCAAAAAAGACAGCAAAAAGGATAGCCAAAAGGACAGCCAAAAGGACACCAAACAGGGGAGTATCAAGGGAATCGAAAAGGAAAGTAAAAAGgacatcaaaaaggaaagcaaacaGGGGAGTGTCGATGGCAGCAACAAGGGTAGTGTCAAGGGCACACTAGACAAACGAGACAAAAACGACCGCAAGGAAAAACCCACTACTAATAAAAATCCAAATAATAGCCAAAGTGGCACTAACGGTACACCGAATAGTAACCGAAAGAATGACGCAAAGGAGAAGCCTAGAGTTGAAAAGGAATCCACTGCACAGGAAAAGGTAACCACTAGCAGTGAGGATAGCAAACGGGGCACTTCCAAGAGCACGGATAGAAGCCATCCGGATGGGAAGGTGGGCACTAAGGGCGCACCAACAAGTGCTGGCAGCACTAGCGGTAGCGGAGGCAACGGAGGCAATAGCGGTGGTGGCCAAATGGacaaggggaaggaaacTGACGCAGGAGGAAAGGCCATTCCCAGCAAGGCGAGTGACTCGAAGGGCACGGAAAAAAACACGGTGAAGAGTAAAGACGAGCCTAAAGGTGAAGGAAACTCAGCACCCCCCGTCGAAAGGAGTGGTACCAGCAGGGGCGTCACTACTAAGGAGGGACCCCACATTGAGGAAAGACCCCCACTAGACAGCGTTAATAAAAGGGGCAACACAGGAGAGGAAAgcgcgaaggagaagaacaaTTCTGCAGAGGCGTCAAGCAGTGTACGCGATAGAGGCAGTGTGGTTAGCAGCGGCCGTGGGGGCCACCTATCAAAGGAACCCCCAAAGGAAGCCCCAAAGGAGCCCACTGCACTGCCGACCCCCATCGGTGAAAccataaacataaaaataatagccAACCCTAACTATGAAGTAAATCAAacggaggggaagcaaaaaaaaaaacgagatACTCATCGCaaaggaagggggaaaaagaatcGACCGTCGTCCAAAAAGAGAAGTGGCAGAAGTTACAATGCAGACAGGGGAGAAACCCGGAGGGATGACTTGAGCAGCAGTGGAAATTTAGGAAATGCGGAAAGGAGTGAAGATTCGCCAGCGGGACGAAGTGGTGTGGATCCTAATTTGGACGTCCATCTGCGCAGCAGTGGGGAGCAGGGTGGTAAACCCACTTCGCCTGAGGGGGGTGCACACAGTCGAAGCGAAAGCCCATCGGAGCTGTCCGTCTCCATAGAATTGCCGCACGGATTGAGTGAAGTCAAAAAGGCAGCAGCGGTTATGATCCCGCAGGGGGGACGtgcggaggaggagaaagagCTAAGCCTTCTCCAGATGCGCGCCGAAGAGGCGAACGAGTTTCGCGGCGAATCAAACGAGTCTGGCCGCGAATCAAACGAGTATGGCGGTGACGCGAATGATCCCCAAAACGAACCCATCTTAGAAAAAGCGAGGGAAGATAAAAACCTAGAAAGTTtcggagaagaagaaactgTGGAAAATATAGCGTCAATAGAGCACCCCCTAAttaggaggaagaaaaatatagtaaaaaatgcaCGTAAGGTGTATGACCTAAATTTGTACAACTGTACCTTCATAGAGGACTGGGACTTAAATCATGAGTACATGGATGAAGAGGGTTCGCTGGTGAAGTTAAGTGGGTATGTTTTTCAAAACGTGGTGAATTCAGATTTGATGCCAACGGCAAATATAACCGACTGGAAGTTAAAAGGGTCGTGTGATTATGATAAGTATGTGTGTGGGGCTTTGGGCTATATGAATAATGTGTACAGTAAGGGTGAAAGGGTTATATTTGAAGGTCGGGTGTATGAGGCCACCAGCGATGCCTACGGGACTCCGAGGGAGATGGAGAACGTGTGGGTGGAGAAGACGGATGACTGTTACGATTTTTAGGATGGCCTGATTTGGGAGGGGGGCAAGTGCGAGCTCGTCAGGGGAGGCACTCCTTATACGCACGAAGTAGCAGTTTGCCGTTTCGGTGGAGCACTTTGATTT includes:
- a CDS encoding hypothetical protein, conserved (encoded by transcript PVX_082920A), with translation MKKSFAAFFACPLIFNAAYSLSLSSVNEHFSDHLTRDNSDENGNLNLMQNSPPHRIKRRYNNNLSNESDSAMQPGEMRRDGSVYLYFTNHNAHLEGDSSHDATAVGKGKNNFQRAHRGTPPSTEKKAVGDSTPRRKKTHGKHSTWTTKSEEQQKARSVRSKNDVKRNGTGRALSRKGAPLSKLQLTNVEDDVVESGDEGDDFPNVDGDLGDDSFDNLFGGDDAFDNLFGDDDTSDNLFGGDDASDNLFADDDPSDNLFSGDDGDSLMDTTGDLGDDSAESLLNGEEYNSMDDLGDNFLSEDGSDRLVDAVEGDLGEGSVDNLFSEEEDSLADTDNDLGGNSADNLFSEEEDSLVHTDNDLGDNDFADNLFSDEGDSLMDPTQGGLGGDSIDNLFTDDIDVDGDSDDSGGGLFSSLGGDIQDENLFYQDHYQSDNSGDASLGDAAVDSLTDEESVLGSIRDDLPGDNPLDNVRSEYSSRGGSGSGSGSLRTYGKMNSLRNDLLNGAADASAYDELDGRSHVDASEATNYGNEKGDSSANNKRDVFIDNPGLSNKMGKSTKSDDRGDVLPSSKREVVMVEPLISSSKKGNQEKTNKGNMMNSNQRSGSAPTVDSKGGDNFSGASSGSNEGNALGKTATKKSASSGQADPNGALSPKGRASPAERGGQESPKSSKKDSNKDSKTDSQKDSKKDSKPESKKDIQKDSKQDIQKDSKQDIQKDSKQEIKKDSKQESKKDSKKDSKKDSQKDSQKDTKQGSIKGIEKESKKDIKKESKQGSVDGSNKGSVKGTLDKRDKNDRKEKPTTNKNPNNSQSGTNGTPNSNRKNDAKEKPRVEKESTAQEKVTTSSEDSKRGTSKSTDRSHPDGKVGTKGAPTSAGSTSGSGGNGGNSGGGQMDKGKETDAGGKAIPSKASDSKGTEKNTVKSKDEPKGEGNSAPPVERSGTSRGVTTKEGPHIEERPPLDSVNKRGNTGEESAKEKNNSAEASSSVRDRGSVVSSGRGGHLSKEPPKEAPKEPTALPTPIGETINIKIIANPNYEVNQTEGKQKKKRDTHRKGRGKKNRPSSKKRSGRSYNADRGETRRDDLSSSGNLGNAERSEDSPAGRSGVDPNLDVHLRSSGEQGGKPTSPEGGAHSRSESPSELSVSIELPHGLSEVKKAAAVMIPQGGRAEEEKELSLLQMRAEEANEFRGESNESGRESNEYGGDANDPQNEPILEKAREDKNLESFGEEETVENIASIEHPLIRRKKNIVKNARKVYDLNLYNCTFIEDWDLNHEYMDEEGSLVKLSGYVFQNVVNSDLMPTANITDWKLKGSCDYDKYVCGALGYMNNVYSKGERVIFEGRVYEATSDAYGTPREMENVWVEKTDDCYDF